A stretch of Chitinophaga caeni DNA encodes these proteins:
- a CDS encoding voltage-gated chloride channel family protein, with the protein MGSSQQKFYTSPLAVINHLVKWTLLSIPVSVITGSLVALFLWSLEEATHLRYEFPILLWGLPASGLLIYWLYKIGGKNAEAGNNLVIDEIHKPGAGVPARMAPLVLITTVITHLFGGSAGREGTAVQIGGSMAAWVAKVFKLGNQDVKIILMCGVAGGFGAVFGTPVTGAVFALEVLAIGSVQYIALLPCLITSLFANWVCISWNIHHTQYNILFEGSHDEWIPYLHVDVLLILKVVIASIAFGLASNLFAVLTHNIKHLSKKFIKKAYLVPVAGGLVIILLTYLIQTTDYNGLGVSGPFPDSVNIVNAFHAGNVEYYSWLLKLVFTAITLGMGFKGGEVTPLFFIGATLGNTMALLLGAPVDLLAAVGFIAVFAGATNTPIACTLMGIELFGGTHLVYFAIGCFTAYYFSGHTGIYASQKKLMQKIV; encoded by the coding sequence ATGGGTTCATCACAACAGAAATTTTATACTTCTCCCCTGGCAGTCATTAATCACTTAGTAAAGTGGACTTTATTAAGCATTCCCGTATCAGTAATTACCGGAAGCCTTGTTGCCTTATTTTTATGGTCACTGGAAGAAGCCACGCATTTACGTTACGAATTTCCCATATTGCTATGGGGCTTACCTGCCTCCGGTTTATTGATTTACTGGTTATATAAAATCGGTGGCAAAAATGCGGAAGCCGGCAATAATTTGGTAATTGATGAGATCCATAAACCGGGTGCGGGTGTACCCGCGCGAATGGCTCCGCTGGTACTAATAACTACGGTCATCACCCATTTATTCGGCGGATCGGCAGGGCGTGAAGGAACCGCCGTTCAAATCGGCGGCAGCATGGCTGCCTGGGTAGCGAAGGTCTTTAAATTAGGCAACCAGGATGTAAAGATTATACTGATGTGCGGCGTAGCCGGCGGTTTCGGGGCCGTATTCGGGACGCCAGTTACCGGCGCCGTTTTCGCCTTGGAAGTATTAGCCATCGGGAGTGTTCAATACATCGCTTTACTGCCATGCCTGATTACGAGCCTTTTTGCCAACTGGGTTTGCATTAGTTGGAACATCCACCATACGCAATACAATATACTATTTGAAGGCAGCCACGATGAATGGATCCCTTATCTACATGTGGATGTATTATTAATCCTTAAAGTCGTGATAGCTTCTATCGCCTTTGGCCTGGCCAGTAATTTATTTGCTGTTTTGACCCATAATATTAAACATCTCTCTAAAAAATTTATTAAGAAAGCTTACCTCGTTCCAGTTGCCGGCGGCCTGGTTATAATTTTGCTTACCTATCTAATTCAAACCACCGATTATAACGGGTTGGGCGTGTCCGGGCCATTCCCGGATAGCGTTAATATTGTTAATGCATTCCATGCCGGCAATGTAGAATATTATAGTTGGTTGTTAAAGTTAGTCTTTACGGCCATCACGTTGGGCATGGGCTTTAAAGGTGGGGAAGTCACCCCGTTATTTTTTATCGGCGCCACCCTGGGAAATACCATGGCCTTATTGCTTGGAGCGCCGGTAGATTTGTTGGCTGCCGTTGGATTTATCGCCGTATTCGCCGGCGCTACCAATACGCCGATAGCCTGTACATTGATGGGAATAGAATTATTTGGGGGCACACATCTCGTTTATTTCGCGATCGGATGTTTCACCGCTTATTATTTCAGTGGCCACACCGGTATTTATGCATCGCAAAAGAAATTGATGCAAAAAATCGTTTAA
- a CDS encoding VOC family protein, with translation MNAPYIPQNHQQVIPYLILRQPTKFLLFTKEVFDAKELDIIYHEDKTTIMHAEIMIGDSVIMFASTTEQYAEQVAGLFIYVDDADARFEKALAHGARSIKEPSDECYGRSSGILDPCGNTWWITKAEPPS, from the coding sequence ATGAATGCTCCGTATATTCCACAAAATCATCAGCAGGTAATTCCTTACCTCATTTTACGGCAACCAACTAAGTTCCTGCTGTTTACCAAGGAAGTATTCGATGCTAAAGAACTGGATATTATCTACCATGAAGATAAGACTACTATAATGCATGCTGAAATCATGATCGGTGATTCCGTTATCATGTTCGCATCAACAACAGAACAGTATGCAGAACAAGTGGCCGGCCTATTTATATATGTAGATGATGCGGATGCCCGCTTCGAAAAAGCCTTGGCACATGGCGCTAGAAGCATCAAGGAACCATCCGATGAATGCTATGGACGTAGTTCCGGCATACTTGATCCATGCGGGAATACTTGGTGGATCACGAAAGCAGAACCGCCAAGTTGA